A stretch of Ranitomeya variabilis isolate aRanVar5 chromosome 3, aRanVar5.hap1, whole genome shotgun sequence DNA encodes these proteins:
- the HDAC1 gene encoding histone deacetylase 1, whose protein sequence is MAYTQGTKKKVCYYYDGDVGNYYYGQGHPMKPHRIRMTHNLLLNYGLYRKMEIYRPHKANAEEMTKYHSDDYIKFLRSIRPDNMSEYSKQMQRFNVGEDCPVFDGLFEFCQLSAGGSVASSVKLNKQQTDIAVNWAGGLHHAKKSEASGFCYVNDIVLAILELLKYHQRVLYIDIDIHHGDGVEEAFYTTDRVMTVSFHKYGEYFPGTGDLRDIGAGKGKYYAVNYPLRDGIDDESYEAIFKPVMTKVMEMYQPSAVVLQCGADSLSGDRLGCFNLTIKGHAKCVEFMKTFNLPLLMLGGGGYTIRNVARCWTYETAVALDTEIPNELPYNDYFEYFGPDFKLHISPSNMTNQNTNEYLEKIKQRLFENLRMLPHAPGVQIQPIPEDSVQDDSGDEDDDDPDKRISIRSSDKRIACDEEFSDSEDEGDGGRRNVASFKKAKRAKLEDDKDEDKKDVKEDDKLKEDKMDAKRVKEDTKMA, encoded by the exons GCGACGTGGGCAATTATTACTATGGGCAGGGACATCCCATGAAGCCGCACAGAATTCGTATGACACACAATCTGCTTTTGAACTATGGCCTCTACCGCAAGATGGAAATCTAT AGACCCCACAAAGCCAATGCAGAAGAGATGACAAAATATCACAGTGACGATTACATCAAATTTTTACGCTCTATCAGGCCAGACAACATGTCCGAGTACAGCAAGCAGATGCAGAGGT TTAATGTTGGGGAGGATTGTCCGGTATTTGATGGATTGTTTGAGTTCTGCCAGTTGTCGGCAGGAGGCTCCGTAG CAAGTTCTGTGAAATTAAACAAGCAGCAAACAGACATTGCTGTAAATTGGGCAGGTGGACTACATCACGCCAAGAAGTCTGAAGCCTCAGGATTTTGTTACGTCAATGACATTGTCCTTGCTATCCTGGAACTGTTAAA ATATCATCAGCGGGTACTGTATATCGATATTGATATTCATCATGGCGACGGTGTGGAGGAAGCCTTTTATACCACTGACAGAGTCATGACTGTTTCTTTTCATAAATATGGAGAATATTTTCCAGGCACTGGGGACTTAAGA GACATTGGCGCTGGGAAGGGCAAATACTATGCAGTGAATTACCCTCTTCGAGATGGTATCGATGATGAATCCTATGAAGCCATTTTCAAACCA GTAATGACAAAGGTTATGGAGATGTACCAGCCCAGCGCTGTAGTACTACAGTGCGGTGCAGACTCGCTCTCTGGAGACAGACTTGGCTGCTTTAATTTAACCATTAAAG GACATGCTAAGTGTGTGGAGTTTATGAAGACATTTAACCTTCCATTGTTGATGCTGGGCGGTGGTGGCTACACAATCAGGAATGTGGCCCGCTGCTGGACATATGAAACTGCTGTTGCACTAGACACGGAGATCCCCAATG AGCTTCCGTACAACGATTATTTTGAATACTTTGGCCCCGATTTTAAGCTTCACATTAGTCCTTCCAACATGACGAACCAAAACACTAATGAATACCTGGAGAAGATCAA GCAACGACTGTTTGAGAACCTGCGAATGCTTCCACATGCACCCGGTGTTCAGATTCAGCCTATCCCCGAGGACTCTGTTCAGGATGACAGTGGTGATGAAGACGACGATGATCCAGACAAACGTATTTCCA TTCGATCTTCAGATAAGAGAATTGCTTGTGATGAGGAGTTCTCCGATTCAGAAGATGAAGGCGATGGAGGTCGTAGAAATGTTGCAAGTTTCAAAAAGGCAAAACGTGCCAAATTGGAAGATGATAAAGATGAAGATAAGAAAG ATGTTAAAGAAGATGACAAGCTAAAAGAGGATAAGATGGATGCAAAACG GGTAAAAGAAGATACCAAAATGGCCTGA